A genome region from Pygocentrus nattereri isolate fPygNat1 chromosome 6, fPygNat1.pri, whole genome shotgun sequence includes the following:
- the tyw5 gene encoding tRNA wybutosine-synthesizing protein 5: MENQEKVDVPVFSAVDQELFEKDIYPLRKPAVLKGVPLGPCLEKWTVDYLAVKGGEREVKIHVSSVPQMDFLHKNFVYRTLPFGEFVHRAAAAEHQEFFISKDESYYLRSLGEDARKEPADLKKQFPELANDFHIPPFFDPKQFFSSVFRISSPGLQLWTHYDVMDNLLAQVTGRKRVVLYSPQDALHLYLSGDKSEVLDIDSPDLEQYPDFVKARRYECVLQPGDLLFIPALWFHNTLALQFGVGINVFWRNLPVESYDKKDPYGNKDPLAALRALQAVDRALATLDELPDDFRDFYARRMVLRIQSRAYASQLAETVQGK, from the exons ATGGAAAATCAGGAGAAAGTGGATGTTCCTGTCTTCTCTGCTGTGGATCAGGAGCTTTTCGAAAAGGACATCTATCCATTG AGAAAGCCAGCAGTTCTTAAAGGAGTACCTTTAGGACCATGCTTGGAGAAATGGACCGTGGATTACCTGGCAGTGAAAGGAGGTGAAAGGGAGGTCAAAATCCATGTGTCTTCTGTGCCCCAGATGGACTTCTTGCATAAGAATTTTGTATACAG GACTTTGCCCTTTGGAGAGTTTGTCCATAGAGCTGCAGCTGCAGAGCACCAGGAGTTTTTCATCAGCAAG GATGAGAGTTACTACTTGCGATCACTTGGAGAAGATGCTCGTAAG GAGCCTGCTGACCTGAAGAAGCAGTTCCCTGAGCTGGCTAATGATTTCCACATACCTCCGTTCTTTGATCCTAAACAGTTTTTCTCCAGTGTGTTCCGCATAAGCTCACCTGGGCTGCAGCTATGGACGCATTACGAT gTAATGGACAACCTGCTGGCTCAGGTGACTGGGAGAAAACGTGTTGTTCTTTATAGCCCCCAAGATGCCCTTCACTTATACCTGTCAG GTGATAAGTCTGAGGTGTTGGATATCGACTCTCCAGATTTGGAGCAGTACCCAGATTTTGTAAAAGCACGTCGCTATGAATGTGTCCTACAACCGGGGGACCTTCTTTTCATCCCAG CCCTGTGGTTCCACAACACTTTGGCTCTGCAGTTTGGCGTGGGCATCAATGTCTTCTGGCGCAACCTACCAGTGGAAAGCTATGATAAGAAGGATCCGTACGGAAACAAGGACCCGCTGGCGGCTTTGCGGGCCCTGCAAGCTGTGGATCGGGCGCTGGCAACGTTGGACGAGCTGCCAGACGACTTTCGGGACTTTTACGCCCGCCGCATGGTGCTACGAATCCAGAGCCGGGCATATGCTTCACAACTTGCAGAAACTGTACAAGGAAAATGA
- the maip1 gene encoding m-AAA protease-interacting protein 1, mitochondrial isoform X1 translates to MALPLLRWNSRRTPAVISSYFRFDRLVQNQPVTKGAKLKLAPIVAGRYYSSERRQNEKVVVVGIPNPLVWFRTRVYYFLIRTYFDKEFNIEEFTEGARQAFSHVSHLLSQCQFDALEGLVAKDLIGKLKEKCADLPLSHKRALSVDPEEIMYTTPGDVGIYYDDNGRKFVSILMRFWYLTSAHLPEDSMEGARIFKMAIGGDGEKAESKRLLTANYEFQREFTQGVTPDWTITRIEHSKLLD, encoded by the exons ATGGCGCTCCCCTTGCTCAGGTGGAACAGTAGGAGGACTCCAGCGGTGATAAGCTCTTATTTTAGATTTGATAGACTTGTACAAAACCAACCTGTGACAAAAGGTGCAAAACTGAAACTCGCTCCTATAGTGGCTGGTAGATATTACAGTTCAGAGCGCAGGCAGAATGAGAAGGTGGTCGTGGTGGGCATCCCAAACCCTTTAGTGTGGTTCCGCACCCGAGTGTACTACTTTCTCATCCGCACTTATTTCGACAAAGAATTCAACATTGAAGAGTTCACAGAGGGGGCGAGACAG GCTTTCTCTCATGTGTCCCACCTGTTGTCTCAGTGTCAGTTTGATGCACTTGAAGGCCTAGTTGCTAAAGAT CTAATAGGAAAACTGAAAGAGAAATGTGCCGATCTTCCATTGAGCCACAAGAGGGCGCTGTCAGTTGATCCAGAGGAGATCATGTACACTACTCCAGGGGATGTGGGCATCTACTATGACGATAACG GAAGGAAGTTTGTTAGTATTCTGATGCGCTTCTGGTACTTAACCAGTGCCCATTTGCCAGAGGACTCCATGGAAGGAGCGCGCATCTTCAAGATGGCCATTGGTGGAGATGGAGAGAAGGCAGAGAGCAAGAGACTGCTCACAGCCAATTATGA ATTTCAAAGGGAGTTTACCCAAGGAGTGACCCCAGACTGGACCATCACGAGAATAGAGCATTCtaaactgctggactga
- the maip1 gene encoding m-AAA protease-interacting protein 1, mitochondrial isoform X2, producing MALPLLRWNSRRTPAVISSYFRFDRLVQNQPVTKGAKLKLAPIVAGRYYSSERRQNEKVVVVGIPNPLVWFRTRVYYFLIRTYFDKEFNIEEFTEGARQLIGKLKEKCADLPLSHKRALSVDPEEIMYTTPGDVGIYYDDNGRKFVSILMRFWYLTSAHLPEDSMEGARIFKMAIGGDGEKAESKRLLTANYEFQREFTQGVTPDWTITRIEHSKLLD from the exons ATGGCGCTCCCCTTGCTCAGGTGGAACAGTAGGAGGACTCCAGCGGTGATAAGCTCTTATTTTAGATTTGATAGACTTGTACAAAACCAACCTGTGACAAAAGGTGCAAAACTGAAACTCGCTCCTATAGTGGCTGGTAGATATTACAGTTCAGAGCGCAGGCAGAATGAGAAGGTGGTCGTGGTGGGCATCCCAAACCCTTTAGTGTGGTTCCGCACCCGAGTGTACTACTTTCTCATCCGCACTTATTTCGACAAAGAATTCAACATTGAAGAGTTCACAGAGGGGGCGAGACAG CTAATAGGAAAACTGAAAGAGAAATGTGCCGATCTTCCATTGAGCCACAAGAGGGCGCTGTCAGTTGATCCAGAGGAGATCATGTACACTACTCCAGGGGATGTGGGCATCTACTATGACGATAACG GAAGGAAGTTTGTTAGTATTCTGATGCGCTTCTGGTACTTAACCAGTGCCCATTTGCCAGAGGACTCCATGGAAGGAGCGCGCATCTTCAAGATGGCCATTGGTGGAGATGGAGAGAAGGCAGAGAGCAAGAGACTGCTCACAGCCAATTATGA ATTTCAAAGGGAGTTTACCCAAGGAGTGACCCCAGACTGGACCATCACGAGAATAGAGCATTCtaaactgctggactga